One Kribbella sp. NBC_00662 genomic region harbors:
- a CDS encoding AAA family ATPase, with protein MADTRSAAGEGSEPRVPDQDQPAQELANLIAQSAPKPRGFWRRRRRKTSDQPTTSATPNGEVTPDSQDTLTQDAPATPDGTTAAREPGQPAEAADKAAGTPAEESEQPGTSTDAPSDDNHPSATAETTGPADGTSTEAESSPSTDTAPAEHPVAQAADGTTPAADAATQANEGTAQTAEGTAQAGDVGALVGDASNQARDVSDEARETSAPTGDASAEAGGASAQATEGAAPVGEGTAQAGDGTAQAGDGTAQAGDAGALAGHGTAQGGEGATRVGEGAARVGEGAARAGEGNDQGAGGSAAQGADGAAGLGAGGDVLDAAAEERPRVGVVYEPDESPDGFPLEYGNIIIGLPKQPENTTQDVSATESAGQDAADDASEQSDSSDADAADAAADESAGDASEQTARAAADGSAENEQESTGSAAGEAADGAASDGTEDVADSAGDPSAAEGHAEQPDAGTADAAADEAADESADEASDTHEPADDTPEFADDAAGGSTNDATGEADGAAAGSAEDGAGEANDAEGESADDADGQAASGGAGEAGGEAGAADDAGAGAAEDSAADEASDEAVGEAGESAADGARRATGRHAAGGVDGMSDAAREAEVDGASESADAADDLAPAAADDAADDAGSVAADQAVGEAADGDDAGAADGAASDEAAGGAVDGADAGQGAAAGESAAEAGDQAADDAVVDGASDESGVDAADGAGDAAPGDGEGAGSVAADESAGEAADGGGADAVGGAAAGESAGEAAEGAVDGADGVDGAAAGGSGDQAGDGTADGADAADAGSAEGGAGVAGGDGDAAEGGGDEEEELTAAQLAERLVAEQAAMALITALMKLRGVLAGSRLPLEVVGADEARQQQKAMLDQLDDYLLPRLVQLEAPVLAVVGGSTGAGKSTLVNTVIGKVVSEPGVLRPTTRSPVLIHHPADADWFVGDRVLPGMARTSSDEPGGMEDAGQLRLVAADTVPRGLAILDAPDIDSVVEANRDLATQLLAAADLWLFVTTAARYSDAVPWEFLQSASDRSTAVAVVLDRAPSETIDDITGHLAQMLLERGLGDSPLFSIQETVVDGNGMLPQPTVASIKDWLVDLAADAEARAGVVRRTLQGAVSAMVKKAAPFAEAVKAQADTAIELRSSVESAYDQGVKDIAKASQDGTLLRGEVLARWQEFVGTGELLKGLQSNAGRLRDRLKTSLGNKPAETRDVSDAIQSGLESLLREHATAAAERAEKAWQATAPGRQLLAAGDAQLAEEDTDSSLGALSPKFPDAAARAVREWQAFVLDVIRKEGGAKKSTARILEYGVNGLGLSLMVVVFARETGIPKGAEASVGASSAVVGQRLLEAVFGDKAVQGMVDKAREDLDGKVHALMDAEFARYLAVLDQHPVDAETARLLTEAARAVEDCT; from the coding sequence GTGGCTGACACCAGGTCAGCAGCTGGTGAAGGTTCGGAACCGCGGGTTCCGGACCAGGATCAGCCTGCCCAGGAGCTGGCGAACCTCATCGCCCAATCCGCCCCCAAGCCCCGAGGCTTCTGGCGCCGCCGCCGCCGAAAGACCTCCGACCAGCCCACCACTTCCGCGACGCCCAACGGCGAAGTCACGCCTGACTCCCAGGACACCCTGACTCAGGACGCCCCTGCCACGCCTGACGGGACGACTGCAGCCCGCGAGCCGGGCCAGCCCGCAGAAGCCGCGGACAAGGCCGCCGGGACGCCCGCAGAGGAGTCCGAGCAGCCGGGTACGTCGACCGACGCACCGTCCGACGACAATCACCCGTCGGCGACCGCGGAGACCACCGGCCCGGCCGATGGCACGTCGACGGAGGCCGAATCATCCCCCTCGACCGACACGGCGCCAGCCGAGCACCCCGTCGCGCAAGCCGCTGACGGAACGACGCCAGCAGCTGACGCCGCCACGCAGGCCAACGAAGGCACCGCCCAGACCGCTGAGGGCACCGCACAGGCGGGCGACGTCGGCGCGCTTGTCGGTGACGCCAGCAACCAGGCCCGTGACGTCAGCGACGAGGCCCGTGAGACCAGCGCGCCCACCGGCGATGCCAGCGCAGAGGCCGGTGGGGCCAGCGCCCAGGCCACTGAGGGCGCCGCTCCGGTTGGCGAGGGCACCGCACAGGCCGGCGACGGAACCGCACAGGCGGGCGACGGAACCGCACAGGCGGGCGACGCCGGCGCGCTTGCCGGTCACGGGACCGCGCAGGGCGGCGAAGGCGCCACGCGGGTCGGTGAAGGCGCCGCGCGGGTCGGTGAAGGCGCCGCGCGGGCTGGTGAAGGCAACGACCAGGGTGCCGGCGGTAGCGCGGCGCAGGGTGCAGATGGCGCGGCGGGATTGGGCGCGGGTGGCGACGTATTGGATGCGGCTGCTGAGGAGCGGCCGCGGGTGGGTGTTGTGTATGAGCCGGACGAGTCGCCTGACGGCTTTCCGCTCGAGTACGGCAACATCATCATCGGGCTGCCCAAACAGCCGGAGAACACCACTCAGGACGTCTCAGCCACCGAATCCGCCGGCCAGGACGCCGCGGACGACGCCAGCGAGCAGTCTGACTCGAGCGACGCCGACGCGGCGGACGCGGCAGCCGACGAGAGCGCGGGAGACGCCTCCGAGCAAACCGCCAGGGCTGCGGCGGACGGGTCGGCAGAGAACGAGCAGGAGTCGACGGGCTCCGCAGCCGGCGAGGCTGCGGACGGCGCCGCCTCCGACGGGACTGAAGATGTAGCCGACTCAGCAGGCGATCCGAGCGCCGCGGAAGGCCACGCGGAGCAGCCGGACGCTGGAACGGCAGATGCCGCAGCCGATGAGGCTGCAGATGAGTCCGCGGACGAGGCGTCCGACACGCATGAGCCCGCGGACGACACGCCTGAGTTCGCGGATGACGCCGCAGGCGGATCGACGAACGACGCCACCGGCGAGGCGGACGGCGCAGCGGCTGGGTCAGCGGAAGACGGTGCGGGCGAGGCGAACGACGCAGAGGGTGAGTCGGCGGACGATGCTGACGGCCAGGCCGCGAGCGGCGGCGCGGGCGAGGCCGGTGGTGAGGCTGGTGCTGCGGACGACGCTGGAGCTGGTGCGGCTGAGGACAGCGCGGCTGACGAGGCGTCGGATGAGGCGGTCGGAGAGGCTGGAGAATCTGCGGCTGACGGTGCTCGTCGTGCGACCGGACGGCATGCTGCCGGCGGCGTGGACGGGATGTCGGATGCCGCGCGTGAGGCGGAGGTCGACGGGGCGAGCGAGTCGGCCGATGCGGCGGATGATCTGGCGCCTGCTGCCGCGGATGATGCGGCGGATGACGCGGGCTCGGTTGCCGCGGATCAGGCCGTTGGTGAGGCTGCGGACGGCGACGACGCCGGGGCGGCAGATGGTGCCGCTTCAGACGAGGCCGCTGGCGGTGCGGTGGATGGCGCTGACGCGGGACAAGGTGCCGCTGCTGGTGAGTCGGCTGCTGAGGCCGGTGATCAGGCTGCGGACGACGCGGTGGTCGACGGCGCGTCCGATGAGTCGGGTGTGGACGCGGCTGATGGTGCGGGCGACGCTGCCCCAGGTGATGGCGAGGGCGCGGGGTCGGTTGCTGCGGATGAGTCTGCTGGTGAGGCTGCGGACGGCGGCGGCGCTGACGCGGTAGGTGGTGCCGCTGCGGGTGAGTCGGCGGGCGAGGCCGCTGAGGGCGCGGTGGATGGTGCTGACGGCGTAGATGGTGCCGCTGCAGGTGGGTCCGGGGATCAGGCTGGTGACGGCACGGCGGATGGTGCTGACGCGGCGGATGCCGGCTCGGCTGAGGGTGGTGCCGGCGTAGCGGGTGGGGATGGCGACGCGGCTGAGGGCGGCGGTGACGAGGAAGAGGAGTTGACTGCGGCGCAGTTGGCGGAGCGGTTGGTGGCTGAGCAGGCTGCTATGGCTTTGATTACTGCGTTGATGAAGTTGCGGGGTGTGCTGGCTGGGAGTCGGTTGCCGCTGGAGGTTGTGGGGGCCGACGAGGCTCGGCAGCAGCAGAAGGCGATGCTGGATCAGCTGGATGACTACCTGCTGCCTCGGCTGGTGCAGCTCGAGGCGCCGGTGCTCGCGGTGGTTGGTGGGTCGACGGGAGCCGGGAAGTCGACGCTGGTCAATACGGTTATCGGCAAGGTAGTTAGCGAGCCGGGTGTGTTGCGGCCGACTACCCGGTCGCCGGTGCTGATTCATCACCCGGCGGACGCGGACTGGTTCGTGGGTGACCGGGTGCTGCCGGGGATGGCGCGGACGAGTTCGGACGAGCCGGGTGGCATGGAAGATGCGGGGCAGCTGCGGTTGGTTGCCGCTGACACCGTTCCGCGGGGGCTCGCGATCCTGGATGCGCCCGACATCGACTCCGTCGTCGAGGCGAACCGCGACCTGGCGACGCAGCTGCTCGCGGCCGCCGACCTCTGGCTGTTCGTCACCACCGCGGCGCGATACTCCGACGCCGTCCCATGGGAGTTCCTGCAGAGCGCGTCGGATCGCAGTACTGCGGTCGCGGTCGTGCTCGACCGGGCTCCGAGCGAGACGATCGACGACATCACCGGGCACCTCGCGCAGATGCTGCTCGAGCGCGGTCTCGGCGACTCGCCGCTGTTCTCCATTCAAGAGACCGTTGTCGACGGCAACGGAATGCTCCCGCAGCCTACGGTTGCCTCGATCAAGGACTGGCTGGTCGACCTGGCCGCCGACGCGGAGGCGCGCGCGGGAGTGGTCCGCCGCACCCTGCAGGGCGCCGTCAGCGCGATGGTGAAGAAGGCGGCGCCGTTCGCGGAGGCCGTCAAGGCGCAGGCGGACACTGCGATCGAGCTGCGGTCGTCGGTCGAGTCGGCCTACGACCAGGGTGTGAAGGACATCGCCAAGGCAAGCCAGGACGGCACGCTGCTGCGTGGCGAGGTGCTGGCGCGTTGGCAGGAGTTCGTCGGCACTGGCGAACTTCTCAAGGGGTTGCAGTCCAATGCGGGCCGCCTGCGCGATCGGCTGAAGACTTCGCTCGGCAACAAGCCGGCGGAAACGCGCGACGTCAGCGACGCGATCCAGTCCGGCTTGGAGTCGCTGCTGCGCGAACACGCGACTGCCGCCGCGGAACGCGCCGAGAAAGCGTGGCAGGCAACTGCCCCCGGTCGCCAACTGCTGGCCGCGGGAGATGCTCAGCTTGCCGAGGAGGACACCGACAGCTCGCTCGGCGCGTTGTCGCCGAAGTTCCCGGATGCTGCGGCGCGTGCGGTCCGGGAGTGGCAGGCCTTCGTGCTCGACGTGATCCGTAAGGAAGGTGGCGCCAAGAAGTCGACGGCCCGCATCCTGGAGTACGGCGTGAATGGTCTCGGCCTTTCGCTGATGGTGGTGGTTTTCGCCCGCGAAACCGGCATCCCGAAGGGCGCCGAGGCGAGCGTCGGCGCGAGCAGCGCGGTTGTCGGCCAGCGGCTGCTGGAAGCGGTTTTCGGCGACAAGGCAGTTCAGGGCATGGTCGACAAGGCGCGTGAGGACCTTGACGGTAAGGTTCATGCACTGATGGATGCCGAATTCGCCCGCTATCTGGCTGTCCTTGACCAGCATCCGGTCGACGCCGAGACGGCCAGGCTACTGACGGAGGCCGCGCGCGCGGTGGAGGACTGCACGTGA
- a CDS encoding PrsW family intramembrane metalloprotease: MSHPSPGPAGTPQPAAGSAYSPGGPYPQPNVLGSHPVPGQRRNQGVLIGIVIAVVFAIAGLVIFGIVAKSTGAGGFTWGLIFAFVPVIPVIALYLWLDRYEPEPTRYIVFALCWGAFIATLAAIFINTEVSHRLAETGVGGDRSAVFVAPPVEEFAKGSVILLLALVRRKEFDGIIDGLVYAGMVGVGFAFTENILYYGRVFNTLSEEAGSDAGLRGAFALFIIRGVISPFAHPLFTSFTAIGIGVAIRHRSTVVRFLAPVVGYLAAVLAHASWNASASWAGGGGFIVAYLCLMVPLFICLVVFALVMRSREGQMIASRLYDYVRFGWLVPQDVPLIATLRGRKALRQNARRYGPQAEAAAKAFQHNATELAYLRDKIVRQVIGPDALQTEKQLLDELRDRRPSVPFPPMPAFAQAAPQYAGGAFPPGAPGMPMGQMGPGAPMGPGGPMGPAPLGPGGPMGQGGPMGPGGAGQASGGPGPGGGAGEGAYPRPQDGYPPAQPGYPSGQPGYPAGQSGYPPGPPGQQGPPGGYGPYPPPQ, translated from the coding sequence ATGAGTCACCCCTCACCAGGCCCGGCAGGCACGCCGCAACCCGCGGCGGGGTCGGCGTACTCGCCCGGCGGACCGTACCCGCAGCCGAATGTGCTCGGCAGCCATCCGGTCCCCGGCCAGCGCCGCAACCAGGGCGTCCTGATCGGCATCGTGATCGCGGTGGTGTTCGCGATCGCGGGTCTGGTGATCTTCGGCATCGTGGCCAAGTCGACCGGCGCGGGCGGCTTCACCTGGGGTCTGATCTTCGCGTTCGTCCCGGTCATCCCGGTCATCGCGCTCTACCTCTGGCTGGACCGGTACGAGCCGGAGCCGACGAGGTACATCGTCTTCGCGCTCTGCTGGGGCGCCTTCATCGCCACGCTGGCCGCGATCTTCATCAACACCGAGGTGTCGCATCGGCTGGCCGAGACCGGCGTCGGCGGCGACCGGTCCGCGGTGTTCGTCGCCCCGCCGGTGGAGGAGTTCGCCAAGGGCTCCGTGATCCTGCTGCTGGCGCTGGTACGCCGCAAGGAGTTCGACGGCATCATCGACGGACTGGTGTACGCCGGGATGGTAGGCGTCGGCTTCGCCTTCACCGAGAACATCCTGTACTACGGCCGCGTGTTCAACACGCTGTCCGAGGAGGCCGGCAGCGACGCCGGTCTGCGCGGTGCGTTCGCACTGTTCATCATCCGCGGCGTCATCTCGCCGTTCGCGCATCCACTCTTCACGTCGTTCACCGCGATCGGGATCGGCGTCGCGATCCGGCACCGAAGTACCGTGGTCCGTTTCCTCGCGCCGGTCGTCGGGTACCTGGCTGCGGTGCTGGCGCACGCCTCCTGGAACGCATCCGCGAGCTGGGCCGGTGGCGGGGGCTTCATCGTCGCGTACCTGTGTCTGATGGTGCCGCTGTTCATCTGCCTGGTCGTGTTCGCGCTGGTGATGCGATCACGGGAGGGGCAGATGATCGCGTCGCGGTTGTACGACTACGTGCGGTTCGGGTGGCTGGTTCCACAGGACGTTCCACTGATAGCGACGCTGCGAGGGCGCAAGGCGCTGCGGCAGAACGCGCGGCGGTACGGGCCCCAGGCGGAAGCGGCCGCGAAGGCGTTCCAGCACAACGCGACCGAGCTGGCGTACCTGCGGGACAAGATCGTGCGCCAGGTGATCGGACCGGATGCATTACAAACGGAGAAGCAGCTGCTGGACGAGCTGCGGGATCGGAGGCCGAGCGTGCCGTTCCCACCGATGCCTGCGTTCGCACAGGCAGCTCCGCAGTACGCCGGGGGTGCCTTCCCGCCCGGTGCTCCGGGGATGCCGATGGGTCAGATGGGGCCCGGGGCTCCGATGGGTCCTGGCGGTCCGATGGGTCCTGCTCCGCTGGGTCCGGGTGGGCCAATGGGGCAGGGTGGTCCGATGGGACCGGGTGGTGCCGGGCAGGCGTCCGGTGGACCGGGTCCGGGAGGAGGCGCCGGGGAGGGCGCGTACCCACGGCCGCAGGATGGTTATCCGCCCGCTCAGCCGGGGTATCCGTCGGGGCAACCTGGTTACCCAGCCGGTCAGTCCGGTTACCCACCGGGACCCCCCGGTCAACAAGGACCGCCGGGAGGATACGGTCCGTATCCACCACCGCAGTGA
- a CDS encoding GTPase, protein MTETVDTVETPVRGETDVLKKIDAIEAAAKAGDGRLDPVVLTEATQIVERAGQRLRMSGDLTVVALAGATGSGKSSLFNALTGLDLAAIGTRRPTSSMPLACVWGDEPAGEVLSWLGIPRRHQVQHRSSLEEAHSEDLDGLVLLDLPDHDSTEVEHRLIVDRLVELVDMLVWVVDPQKYADAALHNRYIKPFASHSGVMVFALNHIDKLTPEQRKSCLDDLDRLLKSDGLKSPAVVATSAVSGDGLEEVRGLLVKRVSNKRSARERLSADVDRVADRMASQCGNAKTPEIADADVTELVDALSDASGLSVVADAVRRSYLQRARAATGWPLTKWLGRFRPDPLRRLHGDQVSREQGKALRKSASSEVAIARSSLPAATPVQRARMDAAVRTITNKAAEGLSRPWADSVRTAIRRREESLGDELDQAVARTDLGVTDNPSWWSFARIVQWLLFLVTLGGAAWLIALLVARIADLNHPPLPEWNGIPYAWVMLVGGAVLGLALSFVCRVFATNGALRRSRQVEKALRTELEKVADSHVVAPARDELTAYTTCRDSLAVARG, encoded by the coding sequence GTGACGGAAACAGTGGATACGGTCGAGACCCCGGTGCGGGGCGAAACCGATGTCCTGAAGAAGATCGACGCCATCGAGGCGGCCGCGAAGGCCGGCGACGGCCGGCTCGACCCGGTGGTGCTCACCGAGGCGACGCAGATCGTCGAGCGGGCCGGGCAGCGACTGCGCATGTCCGGCGACCTCACCGTCGTCGCGCTGGCAGGTGCGACCGGCTCCGGTAAGTCGTCGCTGTTCAACGCGCTGACCGGGCTCGACCTGGCCGCGATCGGAACGCGCCGGCCGACGAGCTCGATGCCGCTGGCGTGTGTCTGGGGTGACGAGCCGGCCGGTGAGGTGCTGAGCTGGCTCGGGATCCCGCGCCGGCACCAGGTGCAGCACCGGAGCTCGCTCGAGGAGGCCCACTCCGAGGACCTGGACGGGCTCGTCCTGCTGGACCTTCCCGACCACGACTCGACGGAGGTCGAGCACCGCCTGATCGTCGACCGGCTCGTCGAGCTGGTCGACATGCTCGTGTGGGTGGTGGATCCGCAGAAGTACGCCGATGCGGCACTGCACAACCGGTACATCAAACCGTTCGCCTCGCATTCCGGGGTGATGGTGTTCGCGCTGAACCACATCGACAAGCTGACGCCGGAACAGCGGAAGAGCTGCCTCGACGACCTGGATCGGCTGCTCAAGTCGGACGGTCTCAAGTCGCCGGCCGTCGTTGCGACGTCGGCCGTCAGTGGTGACGGTCTCGAAGAGGTGCGCGGCCTGCTGGTGAAGCGCGTCAGCAACAAGCGTTCCGCGCGCGAGCGCCTCTCCGCCGATGTCGATCGGGTCGCGGACCGGATGGCGAGCCAGTGCGGCAACGCGAAGACACCCGAGATCGCCGACGCTGATGTCACCGAACTCGTCGACGCGCTGTCGGATGCCAGTGGCCTGTCGGTGGTTGCCGACGCGGTACGCCGCTCGTACCTGCAGCGTGCTCGGGCTGCGACCGGATGGCCGTTGACCAAGTGGCTCGGGCGGTTCCGTCCGGATCCGTTGCGGCGACTGCACGGCGACCAGGTGTCGCGCGAGCAGGGCAAGGCGTTGCGCAAGTCGGCATCGAGCGAGGTCGCGATCGCGCGCTCTTCGTTGCCTGCGGCAACTCCCGTGCAGCGGGCGCGGATGGATGCCGCCGTTCGCACGATCACGAACAAGGCCGCGGAGGGGCTGTCGCGCCCGTGGGCCGATTCGGTGCGTACGGCGATCCGGCGGCGCGAGGAGTCGCTGGGCGACGAGCTCGACCAGGCGGTCGCGCGAACGGACCTTGGTGTCACCGACAACCCCAGCTGGTGGAGCTTCGCTCGGATCGTGCAGTGGCTGCTGTTCCTGGTCACGCTCGGCGGCGCCGCGTGGCTGATCGCGTTGCTGGTGGCGCGGATCGCTGATCTGAACCACCCGCCGCTGCCGGAGTGGAACGGCATCCCGTACGCATGGGTCATGCTGGTCGGTGGTGCCGTCCTGGGCCTGGCGCTCTCCTTCGTCTGCCGGGTGTTCGCGACCAACGGAG
- a CDS encoding muconolactone Delta-isomerase family protein, translated as MQFLVTMTTQVPDGVTEAEVDEVRGREAAHSRELVAAGQLLRLWRPPLQPGEWRTFGLFEAKDADELEEILASMPLRVWRHDEVMPLASHPNDPASPTPLDASATEYFTIFRLTVPEGTPAELVDEKVAGEARRTRELAAEGKLVRLWRRADGPALGLWQTAGAEELTTILESLPLWNWLETDIVPLTVHPSDPAHAAV; from the coding sequence ATGCAGTTTCTGGTCACGATGACCACTCAGGTTCCGGACGGGGTGACGGAGGCGGAGGTCGACGAGGTGCGGGGCCGGGAGGCGGCTCATTCGCGAGAGCTCGTCGCGGCCGGTCAGCTGCTTCGGCTGTGGCGGCCGCCGTTGCAGCCGGGTGAGTGGCGCACGTTCGGTCTCTTCGAGGCGAAGGACGCTGACGAGTTGGAGGAGATTCTGGCCTCCATGCCGCTGCGCGTCTGGCGCCACGACGAGGTCATGCCCCTCGCGTCCCATCCGAACGACCCGGCATCACCGACCCCGCTCGACGCCAGCGCCACGGAGTACTTCACCATATTCAGACTGACTGTCCCGGAAGGCACACCGGCCGAGCTGGTCGACGAGAAGGTCGCAGGGGAGGCACGTCGCACCCGCGAACTCGCTGCCGAGGGCAAGCTCGTCCGCCTCTGGAGGCGTGCCGACGGCCCGGCCCTGGGCCTCTGGCAAACGGCCGGCGCCGAGGAGCTGACGACGATCCTCGAGTCGCTTCCGCTGTGGAACTGGCTCGAGACCGACATCGTTCCGCTGACGGTCCACCCGAGCGATCCGGCGCACGCGGCAGTCTGA